A region of Streptomyces sp. WMMC500 DNA encodes the following proteins:
- the argF gene encoding ornithine carbamoyltransferase: MATDLTGRNFVKELDCTAEELRHLLSLAAALKAEKREGAERRRLTGKNVALVFEKTSTRTRAAFEVAAADQGASTTYLDPAGSQLGHKESVKDTARVLGRMYDAIQYRGTAQSAVEELAAYAGVPVYNGLTDDWHPTQMLADVLTMTEHSPKPVEEIAYAYLGDARFNMGNSYLVTAALLGMDVRIVAPEAYRPDPAVVAEARRLAAASGARITLTADVAEGVAGADFVATDVWVSMGEPTQVWDERITALRPYAVTADVLRATGNPDVKFLHCLPAFHDLGTAVGREIHERHGLTSLEVTDEVFESEHSVVFDEAENRMHTIKALMVATLG, encoded by the coding sequence ATGGCGACAGACCTCACCGGCCGGAACTTCGTCAAGGAGCTGGACTGCACCGCCGAGGAGCTGCGCCATCTCCTCTCCCTGGCCGCCGCGCTGAAGGCGGAGAAGCGGGAGGGCGCCGAGCGGCGCCGGCTGACCGGGAAGAACGTCGCGCTGGTCTTCGAGAAGACCTCGACGCGCACCCGCGCCGCCTTCGAGGTCGCGGCGGCCGACCAGGGCGCGTCGACCACCTATCTCGACCCGGCCGGCTCGCAGCTCGGCCACAAGGAGTCGGTGAAGGACACCGCGCGGGTGCTGGGGCGGATGTACGACGCCATCCAGTACCGCGGCACCGCCCAGTCGGCCGTCGAGGAGCTGGCCGCGTACGCGGGCGTGCCCGTCTACAACGGCCTGACCGACGACTGGCACCCCACCCAGATGCTCGCCGACGTCCTCACGATGACCGAGCACAGCCCCAAGCCGGTCGAGGAGATCGCGTACGCCTACCTCGGCGACGCCCGCTTCAACATGGGCAACTCCTATCTCGTCACCGCCGCCCTCCTCGGCATGGACGTGCGCATCGTCGCGCCCGAGGCGTACCGCCCCGACCCGGCGGTCGTCGCCGAGGCCCGCCGGCTCGCCGCCGCCTCCGGCGCGCGGATCACGCTCACCGCGGACGTCGCGGAGGGGGTGGCCGGCGCCGACTTCGTCGCCACCGACGTGTGGGTCTCGATGGGGGAGCCCACGCAGGTGTGGGACGAGCGGATCACGGCGCTGCGCCCGTACGCGGTGACGGCGGACGTGCTGCGCGCCACCGGCAACCCGGACGTGAAGTTCCTGCACTGCCTGCCCGCCTTCCACGACCTCGGCACGGCCGTCGGCCGCGAGATCCACGAGCGGCACGGGCTGACGTCGCTGGAGGTCACCGACGAGGTCTTCGAGTCCGAGCACTCCGTCGTGTTCGACGAGGCGGAGAACCGGATGCACACCATCAAGGCGCTCATGGTCGCCACCCTGGGCTGA